A segment of the Mastacembelus armatus chromosome 7, fMasArm1.2, whole genome shotgun sequence genome:
TTTTATTCTGCGCAGATAAGGTAAAAGTTCTCACCACAGTCTCACCCAGATGGAAATGAGCATCCTGTATGTTGCTGATATAATCCTGCCCCCTTGACTGGATTAAAAACTCACATCTgagaaaaatacaacacaagcaCAACATGATATtcacaaccacaacaaaatCATTCACTGTGTGACTTTTTTATATCTGAGTATTGTCGGTACCTTGGAAACCACTTGGCATGTTCCTGCCAGGGGTCATCTCCCGGCTCCCAGTTTCTCAGCCCCCCATCACAGTAGAAACATTTCACATTGTCACCATGACCTGTCAGATGAACAAGACTGCTAACGAGGCTAATAACTCAAACTGGACAAAGAAAATTTCAATACACACTTTTACTTAAATAGAAATGGCTAAATAAGTCTGATAAcagataataataaataatatattattagcGTCATATAAACACTGTTCGTTATAGGGTTACTTCATCTGactgttagttagttagtttcaTAGGTTTTCATTATATTGTGTCCACGCCCTATGTATTGCCTGAAGCTGTGAAACCCTACTTCTTTAGCAGCCCCAGCTTTGTCCAGGTTGTTCTGTCCACAACATCATGATTCAGCAGGACAATTGTCCCATGAACTCTCTCACAAAGAGAGGTCACTCTGTCAGAGACTAGGTCAGTGTGGAATATGTCACTGACTTGTGGATAAAAAATGTTGctcataaaatattaaagaaaatacatgatTAGGATATAATGTGAGCACCTGTGTAGAAAAATCCTGCTCTGGCGAGAACATCTGGCTGGACTGAGGCTTCTGTTGGCCAGTTGTGGAAAGTGGTGAGCCGGGAATCCTCCGCCTCCATCTCTGGGTATACCGCTTGTCCAGCTGTCCCCTGATCATCCATAGTCAGTCGGTGGAGCTGACTCAACAGCTGGCCGTCAACAGAGTCTGAAGAGCCAACTTGGAGAGGAATATTTCCCACAGCTTTACCCAGTATGAAACTGCAAGTGGGGAAATACCTCTTGTGCTCAGCAACTGGGCTGTCCCCATGCACCCAACATCTTAAAATCCCTccacagcagaaacactggACTTTATCCCCAGGGCCTAGAAAGAAGAAGCCTGCTTTGGCCAGCTCTGCACAACTAACAGGTGCATCTGCTGGCCAATTTTGAAAAGTTTGAAGTCTCTCCTCTTCTTGTCGCATCTCAGGCTCCTCAAGGATGTGCAGCATAGTGCTCCTGTCATCCGTCATTCTGTGGCATTTAGGTGTTGCTGTTGCTTTCTCAATCTGTCCTGTGCCTGTCATCCCTTTTGCGGCCCATAGTGGAGTGTGCACTGAAGGTGAGTACAGCACACCAACTGAAATAACACGATCAGCTTGCACAGTGGCCTACAGCAGACTGCTTTCCAGAAAAGCCACTAAATGCCAGAAAGTATGCTCATTGATGTTTGAATGAATGACAGCCTGAACATGCCATGTTGCTCTGCCTCTTAGAAAAAAAGGTCTCATTTCAGAAGCATACTATAGCCTAACAATAATTTGAGCATTAAAAGGGATATTACAGGCTTATTAGGGCTTATGGAGCGCTGACTTTAAGCTTACAACTCATATCAATAACAGAAACCCATTTTAATCTATAAGTCCTTAGAGGAGTAGATTGAAGACTCTGTTTTTCCAATGGGGACTTGTTGGATTACAATAAATGCCCACATTTCATCTCatatagaaaagaaaacatgaccTTTCAAAGTAGGAGGAGTGTAAAGTGTTTACTCTGTTGGTGTTGGCACTAACCTTTGCCTCTGTtggctgtttttgtctttgttggcATACAGGATGTCTCCCAACTGCAGTTGAGTTTGTGACATCAATAGTCATGATAAGGGACACCTAACACAAAATAATCAGATGTGGATGATTCAGTGGATGAAAGTAACTATACATTTACTTAAATTCTGCACTCAAGAATagttcactacatttcagagggaaataatATACTTTTACACCactacatatattttataacTTTAGTTAATAGTTACTTTTGGAATCAGATATatgaaacaaaatacagtacTAATTGTAAAACTTGATTGATCCTGAGTAGAGAATTTATAAATTACCCATCAGTATGTAAAGTTACTGAAAAAGCATAGGCCTGTAtgttagttaacattagctccacctttaccagaTGCAATaataaagtgatgaacacaacaATGCATCAGTAAATATCatccaataatataaaatacattacatGAGTGAGATGTTTCattgagtacttttacttttggtaccTCAAATATACATGGCTGctaatacttttgtttttttattttaatataatttggAATAtagacttttacttgtaacacagtattattacactgtagtatttttatttttacctaaGCAATAGATCTTAGTacttacatacacatacactgtgTGTATTCTTGCTATGTCCATTATGTACTATATACATCAAGGTAAGACACCTGACCTTTGGCAGAGTTTATGAGGATGTAAATGCATCGTTGCTACCTCCTGGTGGTGAAAAACAGCAATAACTCTATAATTAAAACCACAACATAACCAGTTCATGTTAAAATGTCAGTCATGCTGAAATCGCTGTGATATGGATTATTCTGTGATTATGCATGAAAACCTTTCAGATTTTTATGTCCTTTCCAgtctatatttttattgtggTCAGCTGACAAAAACAGGATACAGGGTGAAGTGCAAACACATAAGGGATTTGGGTGATGAAGggtgcaaaaaattatactTGTTTTGTAAAAAATCATCTTTGTATAAGCAAAGTAGAAGAAGTAGGCAGCATTGGGTTTCATGGTGGAGATTACAATCACAAACAGCTTAAGATGAAAAGGTGATGTTAGCAAATACAGATGCTGTTGTGAATGTGAACACTGGGAGAGCTGGTCATTAAAactgtgacttagaaagtgtgtggttacagctCCATGCTGTGAACTTTGGCAGACAGCATCAACAGCCAGGTTAAAAAAGACTCCAGCTAATTGTATTCTCCAAAGCAACCCAATACTCAATTAGAATACCATTATAAATCAATATGGATCAATTCATAACACTTCATAGAATCTGTGATCAGAGGTTGGGTTGACAGcgcaaagagggagagaggagcaTGGAGCATGGAGAGCAGGGTGGAGACAGCAGAAAGGGACCTGGGCATAAGGTCCTGTATAAATGCCACATTCTGCTGAGGAGCTGAGCCCCTCCTAAAGTCTGATAGTGGAATCGCCCCTGGGCTGATGCCTTAGAGACCAAACTGTTTCTTTGTAATTGTACTGCGGTCTTATATCACATGAGCACTGTGCTGAACTGGAGGGGCCCTGAGAAAAACCACCCACGGTCTGCTGAGAGCTCCCCTGGCGAGAGGTCGCAGAAAACAGCTCCATtgtcaggaaaaataaaactgatcaaCTTTTTTCCCCTAAATCACAGCTGATAGTCGTGTTATGAAACGGAAAGGATGCTTCAAGTGTTTGCCACCCCGCGGGGATCGACATGAACTGCAGCGGCGACTCAAAGCCCGGATGGAGCAGCCATTGGGGAAGTGTACAGGGCTTTAACCTAACTGAGGagggctctctctctctctctctggaataaaaaaaaaagattgaagTAAAAGGCGATTGAGGACAGAAATATTCAAGATCTGAGAGGTCCATTCGGCGACACATAACGTTAACTTGAACACCTCTGCCACGACTTTGCTGCTTTCGGACACAGTATCCGAGCCGAAAGACTTGAACTGTGGAAGTTGGGATACGTGCACACACCGCCGAGCCTGCGCTATAACTGCTAGCCACACGTTAGCCACGCAGCTAACTGCAACTGAGCTGTGAACTTGCTTTCAAATCACGGGGCTTGAAATCCAGTCACAAGCTCAGGCTCTGTGAGAATCCAGGGACTTGCTTAATGAATTATGTCTGCCACAAGCATTGACCCTCAGGTAGGAAGGACGCTGTACCTCGCTTGTAGAGCGGCTAGCTGCCTGCTAACGTTACCGATTTACTGGGCTATGGCTATTCCTCGGAAGTGCTAGCTAAGCGCTAGCGTTGACCGGTGCTTTAGCTCTCGGTAGCGTATTGGCTAACCGTGAAACGGTTTAACGTTTTAACGGGCACTTTACAAAGATGACACTTATACGCTAGTATTCAGGCCGCTGTCAAACCCATATTTAACTGAAATCATATGTTTGTGCCACCGATGTAGCCGAAAAACTCATCACCTATGGCTGAGTACGTGAAACCTAAAGCTAACGTTAAAGATAATTAAACAAGCTAGCTAACTTAGTCTGTGAAGCGTAACTCACAAAGGCAGGTGTCATAGAAACCTGCATGGTGTCCAGCCTAGCCCAGGTGTTTGCAGCCTGTAATGGCAAACAAAGTTCCAAGCTACAAAAACGCTGCTGGCGTTTGGAAAAGCCATTTTAAGGGGGCTACGTTAGTTAGCAAAGTTGTGTGACTTAACGCTAACGTTAGCCGGTGACAGTAACACAGGTTCTACCCCAAATTGTGCAACACACGAAGTAAAATGCAGTAATTTCGGTACTGCTTTGACTGTAGAGTAAGGTTAACGTGGGGCTAATCTTTTGCTTTGCCTCTCTTCAGGAAGCAGTCTTACATTTAGCTACTGGGCAATAAATAGATTTGAACATTTGAATCATAGCGACCACTGTGCGAAATCTCCAAGTGAACTGAAAATAATCATGTcccctcctttctttttctttgcatgaTCTCCCCTGGATGCAGAGATCAAAGGGACAAGCATCTAAAGGTGAGTTGCGGCATCACTGAGGACTGAATCAGGTTATTTGCTTGGGTATCTAGTTTGGGCCTGTCTTTTCCGACTAAATCAGCATTACATACACCAGCCCTCCATGGACTCATAATCTGACTCTGACGTACACTGCTATCAGTCTGCACAATATTACTAATGTTTTTGTGCGGTGTGCTCTCTTAACACAGTGTGGCCacaatgtacaaataaaatattatattgtgGCATGGGATTACACGGCCGTTCTCTATTATCTGTCACTTTGACTGGAAAATAACCATATTTGGAAGAAAACGTCTTTATTCTTAAATAATGTGGCTGATTCTTCAGTGCAAACAACATTCAGCTGGGCCTCCAGTGGTAAAAATGATGATGTTTCACGTATTGTGTTTCACGTTTGAGTAGAACATCCACTATGTCATTAAAAGGGCAAGTGTATGTCAGAAGCCTCTATTCATGGTAAGAGTCAGTAGTTTTCAACAATATGGCTTGTGGGGGGACGCACTGATTATTTCACTGTTTAATGATAGTTTTCATGGTGATGTCCATGATACTTATGCAAAGTtcttcaaaatctgttttttttagtattaTACACTTGACTGTAGCCTTTAAGTCTCCATAACTACACTCTTTGCTTCATAAAAAGTGGAAGTTGTGCTCAGCTTGGATCTGCTTTTTCTTCCATCCAGATTCCAAAATTTGGATAAATACAAATCTAAGCACACTTGGTGGTTTAGATTAGATAGCCTACCTTCTACACCTACATTAGTACTTGGGAACAGGGAAAGCGTTCTCCTGACCATGGTATAGTGGCAGGcgtacatttttaaaatgtcctttGGTCATATTTTGACAGAAGTATGACTGTTCAGAACATACACAGCAGACagttttgaatattttcagaagcatctgttgacatttttataaattttGTCACAACCAGAGTTGTGGGCTCCAACTGGGctgtttgtttccattattCTTTAAACTACCAATGATTTCTCAATTAATCAACTAGGTCTTTGTTATATAAagtgtcagaaaatgaaaaagtttgCAGTGAATCTAAGATAACTACAGACTACATTATTTGTGAAAAAGCAAACTGCAAATTTGTAGGTATTGATTACTTCATACTCCGAAAATAAATATTGGAGTTGAGTATAAACATGAATCTTTTCAGAGGTTGTTTCAATTTCACTCTTCTTTCAGAACCAGCGTTAACCCCAGCTGTACAGAATGATTTACTGGTAATTTATTGTCGCTTCCTCAATAACATTAGCCTTGGCAACAGTGTCGTTATGGTcttgtaattattttcttatgATGTTGAAGTCGTCTTTGATTTACTGCTATTTGGGATGAAGTGGAGTGACAGGCAGGTCTTGACTCACTCTGTACCTGCAGGTCTAGATGGCAGCAGGCCACATGCTGATTCACCTCTAGAATATGGCTGTCTCAAGGGCCACGAAGCTGTCTCACATGGCCCACtgatttttgattgtttttttagaTCTCATGCAATAGAGACAGATTTAAATAGTAAGATTTCATGTTGATTTATATATTCAGATGGATCCATATCTATGTACCACTGATATTATCATGaaaccaaacaaatgaaaatcagcATCAGTTCATTTTGGTTATCATTTATATAAGCATAGGGTTATAAATtgattgtgttttgtattgGAAAGTCAGTACAACTTGGTAACTGTACCTGCTACTGCTCTCTGTTTCTTAATATTGGAACTCCTGTCACCCAcatgtgcattttcttttgttatagTGCAAAATGGTTCACTGCATCAAAAGGAGACTGTCCATGACAATGACTTTGAGCCATACCTCACTGGTCAATCTACTCAGGTAAAGCCTCATTTCCAACCGTCGAACCTTTACAACATCAGATTACTATCACAATATAGCAGAACTGTATTTTGCAGACATAAAGGAAAAGCTCACTTAGAACCTAGTTTCACAGTGGGCAATAATTTAATCAATCATTTTATGTGACAttagaaaacagttttaaaaaatatttcatatgaCATTGAACTATCATTGTCCTGTATAATTTGTACAGTAGGTTTAAATCACACTGTAGTTAATTGTGGCTCTGCATCCTTTCATTCATCCAGAACAACAGCTACCAGTCCATCACCGACCCCTACTTGTCAAGCTACTATGCCCCATCCATTGGTTTTCCGTACCCCCTTAGTGAGGCCCCGTGGTCCACAGGTGGAGACCCTCCTATTCCATACCTCACCCCATATGGACCCTTGAGTAATGGAGACCATCACTTCATGCCGGACACAGTGTTTGGCCAGCCGGGTGGCCTGGGAAGCAGCATCTACCCCCATAGGTTTAACTTTTTCCCTGAAAACCCTGCCTTCTCTGCTTGGGGTACAAGTGGCTCCCAGGGGCAGCAGACTCAAAGTTCAGCCTATGGTAGCAGCTACAGCTATCCTCCCAGCTCTCTTGGGGGCACCCTGGTGGCTGATGGCCAGACAGGCTTTCACAGTGACACCCTCAACAAAGCCCCCGGTATGAACAGCCTGGAGCAGGGCATGGTTGGCTTGAAGATCGGAGGGGATGTCACTGGCCAGGGGTCTGGAGTCAAAGCTGTGGGATCTGTGATTGGTGGGCCTGCTGTGGCAGCCACAGGAAATGGAGCTACACCAATTGGCATGCCTCCACCCAAACCCACATCCTGGGCAGCCATTGCCAGCAAGCCCGCCAAGCCACAGCAACTGAAAGCTAAGGTAAAGCCAGGAATGCCCAATCCAGGGGGTGCTCTGCCCCCACCACCCAttaaacacaacatgaacaTCGGGACCTGGGACAAGGGCCCAGTGACTAAAGTAGCCACAGCTccactgcagcaacagcagcaacctCTTGGCTTGCCTCATGCCCTGCCACCTCAAGCCGCAATGCAGCAAGGACCCCTGCAGCCCCCCCCTCCTCAGTCTTTGGTGCAGCCCCAGATGCAACCTATGGCCTTACAGCCCCAGCCTCCCCATCACCAACACCATCAGCCGCCACCGCAGCCCTACCAAAACCACACTCAGCCCCCACAGCCCCAGACCCGCTGGATTGCCCCACGCAACCGTAACCAAGGCTATATGCAGGGTGGCCCTAGCCAAGATGGTAGTTGTGTGATGGGTGTGGTTGGTAGCGGAAGCAGCGGCCCCCAAGCCTCTGCCAGTCAGGGGCCTGGTGGTGAGTCCCACCCAGTGCTGGAGAAGCTGCGTGCCTCCCACAGCTACAACCCGAAGGACTTTGAATGGAACCTGAAGAATGGTCGTGTTTTCATCATTAAGAGCTACTCTGAGGATGATATCCATCGCTCCATCAAGTACTCCATCTGGTGCAGCACGGAGCATGGCAACAAGCGACTGGACTCCGCCTTCCGGGCCATGAATGGTAAAGGTCCTGTGTACCTGCTATTCAGTGTCAATGGTAGTGGTCATTTCTGTGGTGTGGCAGAGATGCGTTCACCAGTGGACTATGGCACCAGTGCTGGTGTTTGGGCACAGGACAAGTGGAAGGGAAAATTTGATGTGGACTGGTTGTTCGTTAAGGATGTACCTAATAGCCAGCTGCGTCACATCCGCCTTGAGAACAACGACAACAAGCCAGTGACCAACTCCCGTGACACCCAGGAGGTTCCACTGGAGAAGGCCAAACAGGTGCTTAAGATTATCGCCACCTACAAACACACCACCTCCATCTTTGATGACTTCTCTCATTATGAGAAGAggcaggaagaagaggaggaggtgcgCAAGGTGAGTACAGTCCTTTCATTATGTTACCCTAAATACaccaaaactgtgttttttttttttttttatcttttactgCAAAACAGCTGTGTATTTAAAGTCACCTTACCTATAGAGATGCTACTTTTTTTCTGATCATTTGACTGTTCATCTGCTTTATTAGAGAGTAATTATTGTTTGTTTCCTCTTCCTTGGTCCTTTTCACAGACTTTTGAACCTGCTCAGATACAGAACCGCTCTCGGTTGGATCAGGTAGGAACTGCCTTATTGTTGTTGGTGTCATTGACTACCTGAGGAGTGCGAAgttctttttctgtcattgataattgttgttgtttatgttgtCCATACAGTGCAGAAGACATTTTAGACAATCTATTATTGTTTTTTGGTCACTGCTGTATGGTggtttgtaatgtttttttcttttggtcttTTTCCAAACAGGAGCGCCAGAACAGGAATAAACAATAGAAGACATTTATCCTTGGCTTGATCAACAGTTACACTAGGACTTTTGATTTAAGAGACAGAAGAATATGAAAATGCAACCCAgcccttctttttttctatttaatcCTGGTGAATCTCTGCCATTGTTGAGACGTGTGCTTTTTTTGCCCCATGTAACACCCACTTCTTGTGCAGGGATACCAAGCTGATTTAATGTATTACCTAGCCACCACCACATTCTTtagttcttttttcttttaaatatatatatctatatatatatttttttttcctcccgtTCCATCTCGTACTCTTCTCTCGCCAGACTGGATTTCTCTCTCCTGCCCCTGCCCTCTTGTCTTTCCAGTTGAATCAGGGTTTGACTGCACcactgagaaaaaaatctgccacTTTATATTTCAGTACAATCAGGAACAGATGTGTCCTGCCCTTATTTGTCCTGTAGGGGGCAACATTGCCATGCTTCAGAGTTTTAACTGTGCCAACAGGGTTGGAGGATCCCAAAGGCAATGTTGGACTTGGAACTGTGCGATAATAAACTTCAATGGTTTATCTATTTTTCATTCAGAACGACAAAATCTCTATTTTTTGGCTTACTACTGAcaattttcatttcagaaacCTGTTTTCTGGagccttaatgtttttttttctaattattgGTGACTTCTCAAAAGAACTGTTCAAACAGTGACACTGCTGGAGAAATCAGGGATAGTGTGAAGTCACACGGGACTTGAGACATTTCAGAGGAGGAATTGCAAAGGcctctggaaaagaaaaaaacggATGTGTCCTCCACAACCAGAACTCTCACCATTTAAATCAAAAATTGTACTATTGACATCCTTCATACCCCTCTGCTTTGCTTTCTTTTAGTGTTTGTCTTGAAGGGGTCTTTTGTATGTTTCATCAGGAGATTCTGCTTGTGTGCGCAACCCAGTCTGAGAGAATTGTCGCATCCaccattttaaattgttttataatCAGAATTATGTAACGATGTAACTGCTACATTGAATTGACTGTTGCTTTGCATTTTTGTTCCACAAAATGGGGGGAGGGTTCACTGATTTGCCCATTCACCATCATTCTGTCTTaatcctctgtttttctttttccttgaaTTTGGTTTTGCTAAGTCTATCATGTTGGTCGTAATGCTAAGCTTTAACGTAGGAGCCTATATATTCATGGAGAAAGCCTAAAATGTATAACCTAAAAATTAATGTAACTGATTTACTATCAAGTAAGAAAAAATTAAGAATGAaatgtggtttctgtgtgttttttggttgttgttgcaAAATAGTTTGTTCTAGACTGAAACCAGTGATTATGATACAGTAAAGTGCTTTCTGGTCTATTAATAGGGAGCTAAGATTGCAGGTTAAAGGAACAGTTATAGATTTTTGGGCCATGCATGGCAAGCTGCAATATAGAAAGTCTGCTGGAAATGTTAAAATTGTTACCCATCCTGCAGCTTGTGTGTGAGAAGAGAGAGACGACGTTTGTCCTTTTAAAGAACAGTGTCCCCGTTCTCATGTCATTTCAGAGCGTTCAAAGTAAGGATGCAGTTTCTTTGTTTATGAGCATTTGAGATCAGCATGTTCTATCTTCTTAATCAGTTTGGCATTGTCACTTCAGTATTTTGTTGACTGCAGCGTTACCATGTTGCAGATACGAATGCTGCTAATAGACGTCGCTGTCTCTTTCATGTAAGgggtctttttctctttctgacatttttatttggtttaaatCTGATGTAATTTTGTGATAACCAAATCAACTTTCACATCCCAAATCAGAATTTTCTTGTGTGGAATATTGCAGATGATAAAGACAGTTGCACCTATTTAGACAATGTGGCCTTGTTTGGTCTTTGCAGATTGTTAAACCAGGTATATGATCTATCTTGTCCTAACTCTACCTGGTTATAATGTTGAGATGGCAGTAGCACTGCATCTGGCTGAAATCACTTGAGTGTGAGTAAGAGCTGTATGCTTCACAGTCGTATTTTGTGATGCGTGAAGctgcagggttttttttgttttgttttgttttttattttatttttattttttttatctggcCAGTGTATGCCCCTGTAACTATGTGGACTGTCCTCTAACAGGATCctttcttctccatctcttctcCTTTATATCTGCACCAGTTGATAGCTAGGTTGATCCAAGCGATACGGTGAACTCCCTTCACATGTTTGCCTTCACCAACACCGCTTTATCCAAGAAGCCTAGAGTCAGGGGGAGCTGAGACACTACAGGATGCCATCGAAGCCGCAGCCACAGCCGTCTTTGCCACAGGAAGCGTGGTCTGGTTGCAGTTATAGTACAGGGCTTACATGCTGTCAGAAGATGTGTGCTGCAAGAGGGATGTCACGTGTACCTTGAAAGTATATGTATCAACACTACACAAAGATTAATGACATGAAATATTATATGAACATTGATTACCTTATAGACTGCAGATGTAGTGGATATCATAACATGTTCAAAAGATCTATCTTGGTTTTTCTTTATAGAAGAAATCAAGCCTTAATAAACTGTCCATTCAGAAATTACTTTGTCTTGATCTCCTGAATTCTCTCGAAAATAAACTGCCATTCGTAGTGACCTTATTACAAAAGGAGGAAGCTCTCTAGTGCAGcttctgtgtttaaatgtcactgaaagGTTTTCTTAGCTggaattatttttatgttgtctgATTTTGATCATTCTCCCACAGATGACAATGCAGtaactgtaaatactgttttaATGCAGGCTGAAATGGTCTGC
Coding sequences within it:
- the birc7 gene encoding baculoviral IAP repeat-containing protein 7 — protein: MTDDRSTMLHILEEPEMRQEEERLQTFQNWPADAPVSCAELAKAGFFFLGPGDKVQCFCCGGILRCWVHGDSPVAEHKRYFPTCSFILGKAVGNIPLQVGSSDSVDGQLLSQLHRLTMDDQGTAGQAVYPEMEAEDSRLTTFHNWPTEASVQPDVLARAGFFYTGHGDNVKCFYCDGGLRNWEPGDDPWQEHAKWFPRCEFLIQSRGQDYISNIQDAHFHLGETVGGPQTSTGRGISSRNDMVVGVGACSAMLSPVVQTVLQMGFEASLVESLVQTKYLLTGQHYTSVSNLVTDVLQAEEEDRQRGSQSRESETRQGSTAGNVRTQTPIREKVKDPSPEEMLRQLQEERTCKVCMDKLVSIVFIPCGHLVVCGDCAASLRQCPICRAVIRGSVRAFMS
- the LOC113145654 gene encoding YTH domain-containing family protein 1, with protein sequence MSATSIDPQRSKGQASKVQNGSLHQKETVHDNDFEPYLTGQSTQNNSYQSITDPYLSSYYAPSIGFPYPLSEAPWSTGGDPPIPYLTPYGPLSNGDHHFMPDTVFGQPGGLGSSIYPHRFNFFPENPAFSAWGTSGSQGQQTQSSAYGSSYSYPPSSLGGTLVADGQTGFHSDTLNKAPGMNSLEQGMVGLKIGGDVTGQGSGVKAVGSVIGGPAVAATGNGATPIGMPPPKPTSWAAIASKPAKPQQLKAKVKPGMPNPGGALPPPPIKHNMNIGTWDKGPVTKVATAPLQQQQQPLGLPHALPPQAAMQQGPLQPPPPQSLVQPQMQPMALQPQPPHHQHHQPPPQPYQNHTQPPQPQTRWIAPRNRNQGYMQGGPSQDGSCVMGVVGSGSSGPQASASQGPGGESHPVLEKLRASHSYNPKDFEWNLKNGRVFIIKSYSEDDIHRSIKYSIWCSTEHGNKRLDSAFRAMNGKGPVYLLFSVNGSGHFCGVAEMRSPVDYGTSAGVWAQDKWKGKFDVDWLFVKDVPNSQLRHIRLENNDNKPVTNSRDTQEVPLEKAKQVLKIIATYKHTTSIFDDFSHYEKRQEEEEEVRKTFEPAQIQNRSRLDQERQNRNKQ